The following DNA comes from Papaver somniferum cultivar HN1 chromosome 4, ASM357369v1, whole genome shotgun sequence.
AATCTGGACCATCACTTACATAGGAaaacttagccaagctttgttttgtatcttAGATATGTTGCTGGTAAATACATTTCCCATAACGAGTTTATTTTTTTTCCCTCTAAATTTTAGAtcattttttatttccaaatcacATTGGTCCTAGCATGAATTGTTTTTAACTCTAAATGGTGATTTATTCAGATAGAATGAAGAAGTTGCAGAATTAGTTATTCCTAACACTAATTTATGGAATGTCAATCTCTTAAAATCAATTGTTTGATGCTGATGTTATAGCACTGattggtcaaactcgcaagttttgctatctcaaacttgttttcaATATTAAACGCACAgaactgtatcttgatttctagtctacttaagtcaagtctcagactagggtTAGagtattgtagttgagtatcatacatcactgaataatcctcgaagattgaagactgaagattaaaTGAACACATTGGAAGAACTTCATTgaaaaagaggtatgtgaagaatgCAGCATTCTATTTACTCGCAACATTATCATTCTACACATACgaaactatgtcgtatgacttctagtagatttaatattgcgaaaaagaagtttcgagtcaagcttgtcttgttaaacatctcgaaatatgatccaATCAATGGATATCAAGAATCCTCAGCAATTTTAGTTCTAAACAATGTATTGTTCAAAAACTATACTTATTTCAAGtagatcatttggaaattgcacaagcaataatatttatatttatggcgATTGGGAATGTCTCAAATATCAAAAGGGAGTCTTCAAATCTGGACATGGGATAGGTACTGCATACTCAGTACGCGTACCCTAGATACCTGAATTTTTGGAAAGtaactaggtatgtgtaccatggagTTCTAAATTCGTCGATCCCTGAATTCACGAACTGGttcttaggtacgcatacctaccCAGTACGAATTAATCAAATGCTCATGAACTTCTTTCACAAATATATTTGGCACTGCTGTGACTCTCATGAACACCTTTAAGACATCTTTGAtcactaaatcactttgtgtttATGTATCATGATTCAAGTCTGGCGTGTTAAATGAACATGACATTGCTTTTACGTTCATAAGGCATGTTTtccatgaactatcattatacatgGTTCGGGTATCCTTGACCAGAGTGTTTATTCTTCTACGTAATTTCAAGATAAACTtgtcacatgcttacatgaactcctaacaagaattgttttcaaaactgagaaagtgtttgcttgattctcaaattatcttagcttgaattctaagcgaCCCTtagtcttgaaagtctataaatataCATACTCAAACaactagaaaattcaatcattggCACTTCCATGTCCTAGTTATATGATAGAGTCGTCCTATATTAGCCTAAGTTTCCTATAAGAAATATAATTTGGTTTACGATGTAAAAACTTCACTTGGGGATTCCTGAAGCCATGTACGAAtatttttaccttgatagtttgtgtttCATGATATTGTTCTTTTTATTTGTCGAGGTTTTCGTCAATCTTGTTCAGGaacacaaagttctcttcgtctcggactttgtgattcctcgagatagatatctaaattttttatttattgatcGGTTTAAGATTGTTATTGAGATGTGTTTAACAATtcaggcttctcagctaactaaGTGCAaatgttccggatttgtgaggtttgatagctttgtctattgcaaacatatttataAACCTTAACCtatttgatctaaagggaaacgaaataggcttatatgttagaagcaaattggtatcaaaagtattcactgaggttgaagcagCTCTTAAGCTGTAAAGGACGTTGTCtaaggaatcaattgcgtagagcatTGCGAAGTTCAAGAtatgtaaggagcacaactgcagctgaattgcttggagggttaatttGGTCTGAAATACATTATAGTCTAAagttttatagtaggctagtatttgtagcggcataatacagtttggtgttcaaatttggacgaggttccggggttttttctACAGGTGcattttttctcgttaacaaaaacttttggtttcttgtatttttccttttacgcaatatattattttatcttttgaaCATGAATAACACAAGTAATACATCATCAATCCTAGTACATAGGTGCATATTAATAGTGATCAATTGTGAGACTCGtttttgtagaattcgtatcttgaaaaatagataacaagtttcataattGGCATATTCGGATCCTCTTTATTTGTATACGACTATTAAATTACTCTTGtatattgatttgtgagatcttccaagtactcttttatacaatcaggttcacggactttctTGTCTCAAACATCATGATTGCggaagagaaagagatataatgtAACACCCCAATTTTCGGACCTGGATTCCAacccaaatccaaacccaaaatcCGGAATGCTACTTTTAATATCAATCCTATATTTCCACACTTGGCTcaagtccaaacgactaattctttgtGTAATCTTTATTTAGGTTCAATTCAGAAATTCTATCgcagcggatacataaaaattcttttaggAACATCTAACCATTAACTTGACGTGATTTTTAACCCACATGAAATATAAAGAACTATAGTTTaccagaaaaattaatttcaccgttaaacgTTCCAGATTTAATCCAAAAGAGTCACACATTTAAGGAAGAATCATAAAACACAAACATACATCAGTTCACTCCAAGAAGTTTTCTGAACCCAATTCAAACCcaaaaattattatgattatacATTATGAATCCTAACTGAGTATAGATCCATTCATAAATTTCCTATAATTTGTAATTTATCTTAAAAACCTTTTGACCACAGTCAAACACGTAGTTGACCAGAACTGCAGAAAAGGAAAACAGAGATAGTCCATTTtataaaaatcatataaaattaCTCACAACTCTAAATCAGGTTTAGTTTACCATTTTAAAAAGTTAAAATATAGCTATTCAAGTTTACAAAAGACACCAAAGCCTAAAACATGCCATAGAATAGTTTTTAATCAGGAAAACTTAaatatagtatagtcatatcaggtcactgacaaacactttatcttttttggaaaacacttttgcgtgaacccaaaaaaatatctttttttggtttttttaatgctcttgaaaatgggttataaattaaagacctgatcactcaatatatgaataacaatacatctcttctgcttcatatagtaatggaacactatgagaaaaccgctcattattgctcttctgtttcttcttcatcttcttcttctaatagtagtttttattcctcggatgatgatgcaatagcaattatgcaaaataacatggccgttagtttgggagtccttgttacaaattcaaaatggcctcaaactcgtatcagaataccaagagatcgtgagtcaggggctgaacttctatggaacgactatttctctccgtacccaaaccaaccacccaatgtttttcgcagaagatttagaatgcgtcgacaattgtttaaccggatagtggaaggtgttaccaatgcaaacagatattttgttcaaaagcccgatgcttgtggagttttaggattaaaccctcatcaaaaagtaacagcagcagtacgaatgttagcttacggatgtgcggcagatgcaatagacgagtacttacgcataggagaaacaactgtgctggaagctactcgtaggttctataagacgattgtgaatgtgtatgggaaagaatatttgcgtgaaccaacggctggtgatattgaactgttgctcaagcaaaacaaagaccggggatttcctgggatgctgggtagtctagattgcatgcattggaaatgggataaatgtccgtcggcagaatctggggcttacaccgcgtataaaaggagcgaaagtatcgtgttggaggcagtggtgtcgtatgacctatggttttggcatgctttttttggtatgcccggttctaacaacgatattaatgttatgaaccgttcatatgtttttcgaagtcttgtaacaggaaaagcaccgccggtgagctatgaggtgaacggacattcatatgatatgccgtattatctaggtgatggaatatacccagagattcctactattattatggccattaaacatccggttggtaggaaaaaggaaatattttcatcgatgcaagagggtgcaagaaaagatgttgaacggggatttggtgtacttcaacaacaatttggaatcatcaaacaacctgcaagaatatggaatccagatgtgcttgcctatatcatgaaaacttgtattatcttacataatataatagtcgaggatgagcgtctacccggtgactggccacatgtttatgaacaacgtagcaacgcagcaccggttaatatattaagaggcaatagtgacgagttttcccaaattagagctcagcaaTGCCAatgtgcaatgcgtaacaaagatgcacatattcgcttgcgtgatgacttgatcgaatatatatgggcagaatatgggaattaaaaattgtcgtttgtcatttcctttctattatttctttgtatgtaaacatcctcaagttttaattaaggtcgtatgtttcaaaaaagtagaaatttaattcaaatcaacggaagtaaatttaaaattcaaaaattacataataataatgctaattgttcagataataagaaatttaaaacataataatactaataatactactaatcactaaataggagaaataattaaggtttgaactattccgcctttgtgttaagattggtttcttttattccgaactatgtccgccctgcgaagtcggaagtactcttgttgtacaggttccattttttcaagatccatcataatgatgcgaaattcttcgtcttcatcttgcttggctatttttgccgcatgttcagcttgttttgctgcaaactctgctgctctttgttccatcttgaatcttgattgtgcttggtaatgagtattgaaattttgttgttctttaataattattcccatcaattcctcttggtgactggatttctctctccctggtttcttcaatctttttgctgcttttttccccatcttacgaagatatgtgttctctatgtctccccaatctgtgtcgttaccggtctctccttcagttgttgtttgcggtccttcatcatcttcctcgttattttCATAAGTGTAcaaatcatgcgtcgtatcgaatacaaaagtcgatcgtcgattatattttatattttctaacacaactgggtagcactcttcgtgcttaaattttttcccatcgttgcattccttgaacctcttgttaacttcttcaagctgttaatgtttttaaaaacatttaagtacatgggcgcttattaaatattagaaaacaattgttcgaaaaatcaagaatgcttaccttcttttcaggaccccatccagtatgatattcaccttcaacttctgcctcttttgccgaaaataacgccacatctttacttattccctgatatcgtttttgccaagaactccaagaccgctctggattattaggtaaatgaagttcaatatcatccttgatacgagtccacaacgtcgcctctgattgatcagctccaacactagaatcttgagatatagataaatgaattttacacatttttacatcttcgattgtcgtaaaatttggacctcgtgctactcttggtgccattgtaagcgaatccgtgaaaattttccaaatgatttgaaagcagaaataatatttcttcttattggtgtgatagatagtttgaagtattagttggaggaaaatgtcacaggatctcatgtgtatatataggtgtttcttccgaaattttcaacgttccaaaatgtcttccaaacttttcaacgttccaaattatccaacgttccattttcttcaactttcgaattaccaacggtataaaaaaatttcaaaatcaattttgtctaacgttttaaatttttttttttaaactcaagcttggggAGGAGATATTAAGTCCGTTCAACAacaggcgttaactatataaacgcctggcgtggggcgttaacaatatcaacgccgggctggggagttaactatatatacgcctggagtggggcgttaactatatcaacgccggaatggggcgttaactatatatacgcctggcgtggggcgttaactatatcaacgccgggatggggcgttaactatatatacgcctggcgttgggcgttaacaatatcaacgccgggctggggcgttaactatatcaacgcctggcgtggggcgttaacaatatcaacgccgggctggggcgtttgtataatcttcgtctgaatggggcgttaattttatgaacgcctggcgtggggcgtaaactttatcaacgtcccaacgggcgaacatttCAGCAACGCCTGAACTgggcgtaacttatatacacgcctctttatggggctgtgactttacgtacgtttcacaacaggcgtagattatatacaCGCCCGATGACAAATGGTGATTATAcatccgctccactatatatagttttggtcttggtcccagaccaaatatggtcctgaatttggttttggtccagattttaatctttactccgtcccgttgcgtctTGTCCATGgatcataattataggtttgatcgtccactgcagttgctctaaggaaATATATATCAAAGTCATTTCATTTTGAttctcttttattattatttatatttaCACCTATATAAGTTTTATCCATTTAAATTGCTACAAGTGTCCACACCTGTGGCACTTCCTATGAAACCACTAAACTGcctaattaaaaagaaaagaattaaTTAATCAATCTTATAAATATACATGCACCAAggtgttaattaaatttgttatGTACTTACCAGTGGCACAACCAAGTCAGGATATGACGCCTAACCCAAAAAATCTCTACCAAATTACCAAGATGCCATTTTATAAAAAATGACTAATTTACCCTTAAGAGGAAAATGATGCAAATACCCTTAGAGATTGGGACGGGTCTTACAACCCTTCCCTCCTTTAAGAAATTTCGTCACAAAATTTAGAGGTTACCTCGATTCTGACGTTGCGCCACAGAAGGTTGTTGATCTCGCTGAGCACCAAGTTGAGGGCAGTTCCTGTTTTAGTGACCGGGTTGCTTGCACTCAAAACACACAACATGTTGGAGATTCCTTTGTGCATCGTCTCCGTTCTCTTTCCTTTCATACGGGTGATTTTTATTCTTATCGTTCCTATTCCTATCGCCAGCATGACGCTCACGGATTCTCGCTGCTTCCTCGAGATCTCTCTCCGCGATCATCGCTCTCTCCACTATCTTAGTATAAGATGTAATCTTCAAAACAAACAACTTACTCTTAATTGAAGGCTTAAGTCCCTCCTGAAACTTAAAAGCCTTCAGATCTTCATTCCCAACCAGGTGGGGAGCAAAACGAGAAAGTTTTTCAAACTTGGCTTGATACTGCGCAGTTGTCATATTTCTCTGGGTCAACAGCATAAACTCGATCATGCGTTGGTTTCACGCAGTTTGTGGAAAGTACTTATTTAGGAAAGAGAGTCGAAATTCTACCCAGGTAAACAAGCCATCATTTATAGAACGACGAGTCATATCCCACCAACAAGTGGCTTCACCCTCAAGCTTATAAACTGCAAGATTCAACTTATCCTCATCATTCACATCTAATAAGGTGAATATTTTCTCAATCTTATCCATCCAATCTTCAACAACTAGTGGATCAGGACTACCCTTAAAAGAATCAGGCTTTTGTTCAATAAACCTTCTCACTAAcaaagtcgtttgattatgtgGAGGAGGGGGAGGAGGTGCGTTCTGATTAAGATTCACTTGTTGTTGCATCGCTTGAGCAACAACATTCAAAGCACGAACAACATCACCTAAACCCTCATCTTGTGGGCCGGTTGAACCATTTTTACGACGAGATCCTGAATGATGGACATTAAAACATAAGTACCACAGAGAGAATTCTCTATGCAAAAGAAGTACAACCTATTACGCATTCTAAAAAAACAGCAACCAACAAATACACAAACAATTTCACATTCACGCATATACATGCACTGACTTATTTAGAAACTAGCCTGCCCAAAGGATCagactagctctgataccaaactgtaacaCCCCAATTTTCGGACCTGGATTCCAacccaaatccaaacccaaaatcCGGAATGCTACTTTTAATATCAAGTCTAGACTTCCAcacttggcccaagtccaaacgactaattctttgtGTATTCTTTATTTAGGTTCAATTCAGAAATTCTATCAcagcggatacataaaaattcttttaggAACATCTAACCATTAAATTGACGTGATTTTTTACCCACATGAAACATAAAGAACTATAGTTTaccagaaaaattaatttcaccgttaaacgTTCCAGATTTAATCCAAAAGAGTCACATATTTAAGGaagattcataaaacagaaacaAATATCAGTTCACTCCAAGAAGTTTTCTGAACCCAATTCAAACCcaaaaattattatgattatacATTCTGAATCCTAACTGAGTATAGCTTCATTCATAAGTTTCCtataatttttaatttattttaaaaaCCTTTTGACCACAGTCAAACGCGTAGTTGACCAGAACTGCAGAAAAGGAAAACAGAGATAGTCCATTTTATAAAAATCGTATAAAATCACTCATAACTCTAAATCAGGTTTAATTTACCATTTTAAAAAGTAAAAATACAGATATTCAAGTTTACAGAAGACACCAAAGCCTAAAACATGTTATAGAATAGTTTTTAATCAGGAAAACTTTAATATTGTTGAATATGTCAGAAAACGTCTGAATTTCTTACATTGAGAAACAATTGTTTTAAAAATACTTCTGAAACTCAGTAAATTCTAATATTTAACCACTTCATTAACCATGAATTTTATGCATACTATAAACTATTCAGGCATAAATATATTATAGAATAATTATCATTAACAGTCAAACTAACATGACTCAGTAATTTTCATTGTTCAATCAAATAGAATTTTGTAACAAAGCATTGTTTCATTGGTTATACCTTAACCCAATAATCTCCAAAGTATTAATAATCAATAAATACTCAGTAAAAATCATCTAAAAGTGTTTggtgatattttattacaattttccaatcataaatcctatgacAACTACTAATTAAAGCACCAAAACCGGTCTCTATGCTTTTCCGCCATtagctccttgtggtgccataaaatctgatttttttttgtcatgaaacgacgtgagttgtgacacccagtaggaagcAAGCAACAAATTATTTTTAAGCAACATTTtcaatttctttttaaaaaaacaaCTAGCATGATTAACAACACCGCAAACACATGAAAACACCACATCCGTAAaagcaatcaaatcaatcaatctgctcgccccagggagcccatGGGTTTAGAAATCAAATAGGAGGCAACCATCAACTTCTAATGAGCCCCATGTTATTTAGGGGGGCAACCTTCAactcccaaggatatctcgtattcCGTCAAAAATAAAGTCTTATGGGAAGAAATCATCAATTCCCAAGGACCgaaattaatcaaacaattaCATACATCGCACAAATTCAACATCATCATAAAA
Coding sequences within:
- the LOC113272890 gene encoding uncharacterized protein LOC113272890; this translates as MASWQFSGLIGSATSVEICRNIMDNNYIGSRRKNGSTGPQDEGLGDVVRALNVVAQAMQQQVNLNQNAPPPPPPHNQTTLLVRRFIEQKPDSFKGSPDPLVVEDWMDKIEKIFTLLDVNDEDKLNLAVYKLEGEATCWWDMTRRSINDGLFTWYQAKFEKLSRFAPHLVGNEDLKAFKFQEGLKPSIKSKLFVLKITSYTKIVERAMIAERDLEEAARIRERHAGDRNRNDKNKNHPYERKENGDDAQRNLQHVVCFECKQPGH